The following coding sequences lie in one Candidatus Coatesbacteria bacterium genomic window:
- a CDS encoding septum formation inhibitor Maf (Maf; overexpression in Bacillus subtilis inhibits septation in the dividing cell) yields the protein MSVASGAELVLASASPRRRLLLAGLGIEPLVRPTTVDESWPDDNPGQAVALAERKLEWSLERHPVGTVILAADTIVRLDGCVLGKPLDSETARAMLAALQGREHIVTSGVAVGVAGAGRWTARVDSTVRLRSLSAGRIADYVAGGSPLDKAGAYAVQDAAGAFPDPHRINDADRRGRFEPRDSWLVEYVSGSLSNVIGLPLVETAVLLRRAGIEVNHD from the coding sequence GTGTCTGTCGCGAGCGGTGCCGAGCTGGTGCTGGCCAGCGCCAGCCCGCGCCGCCGGCTGTTGCTGGCGGGCCTGGGGATCGAGCCCCTGGTGCGGCCGACGACGGTAGACGAAAGCTGGCCCGACGACAACCCAGGTCAGGCCGTCGCCCTGGCCGAACGCAAGCTGGAATGGTCCCTGGAGCGGCATCCCGTCGGCACTGTTATCCTGGCCGCCGACACTATCGTCCGGCTCGACGGCTGCGTGCTGGGCAAACCACTGGACTCTGAGACGGCCCGGGCGATGCTCGCCGCCCTTCAGGGCCGGGAGCATATCGTCACCAGCGGCGTCGCCGTCGGCGTGGCCGGCGCCGGACGCTGGACGGCCCGCGTCGACAGCACCGTCCGTTTGCGTTCCTTGAGCGCCGGGCGGATCGCCGATTACGTCGCCGGGGGCTCGCCCCTGGATAAAGCCGGAGCCTACGCCGTCCAGGACGCCGCGGGCGCCTTCCCCGACCCGCATCGGATTAACGACGCCGATCGGCGGGGGCGCTTCGAACCCCGGGACTCCTGGCTCGTCGAGTATGTCTCGGGCTCCCTCTCCAACGTCATCGGTCTGCCGCTGGTCGAAACCGCCGTCCTGCTGCGCCGGGCCGGCATCGAGGTCAACCATGACTGA
- a CDS encoding bifunctional enoyl-CoA hydratase/phosphate acetyltransferase encodes MRFENLDQLVERVKEEPSRRLAVAGSENTVTLQAVARAHEESIAEAVLFGELEETQRLAEEAGVDLSSFELIEARGAEAAARAAAAVGAGEAEAVMKGGCSTKVFLRAVLDEAHGLRTGRLLSHVMVAEIPAYHQLLYLTDAALNIRPDLTAKVDIVNNAVGLAAALGCERPKVAALAAVEKVNLPAMPCTGDAAALAVMSRRGQLGDCVVDGPLAFDNAVSAESARIKGIDSEVAGDADILLCPDIEAANVLYKAFTYFVGARAGAVVVGAAAPVILPSRADSPQTKFLSIAVALGCAALS; translated from the coding sequence ATGCGTTTCGAAAACCTGGATCAACTGGTCGAGCGGGTCAAGGAAGAGCCTTCGCGCCGCCTGGCCGTGGCGGGCTCGGAGAATACGGTCACCCTCCAGGCGGTGGCCCGGGCCCACGAGGAGAGCATCGCCGAGGCCGTCCTCTTCGGTGAGCTCGAAGAGACCCAACGCCTGGCCGAGGAGGCCGGGGTCGACCTGTCATCCTTCGAGCTGATCGAGGCCCGGGGCGCCGAAGCCGCCGCCCGCGCCGCCGCCGCCGTCGGCGCGGGTGAAGCCGAAGCGGTGATGAAGGGCGGCTGCTCGACCAAGGTCTTCCTGCGCGCCGTCCTCGACGAGGCCCACGGACTGCGCACCGGCCGCCTGCTGTCCCACGTGATGGTGGCCGAGATCCCGGCCTACCACCAACTGCTCTACCTCACCGACGCCGCGCTGAACATCCGTCCCGATCTGACCGCCAAGGTGGATATCGTCAACAACGCCGTCGGCCTGGCCGCCGCCCTGGGCTGCGAACGCCCCAAGGTGGCCGCCCTGGCCGCCGTCGAGAAGGTCAACCTGCCGGCCATGCCCTGCACCGGCGACGCCGCCGCCCTGGCCGTGATGAGCCGCCGGGGCCAATTGGGGGACTGCGTCGTCGACGGACCCCTGGCCTTCGACAACGCCGTTTCCGCCGAATCCGCCCGCATCAAGGGCATCGACAGCGAGGTCGCCGGCGACGCCGATATCCTGCTCTGTCCCGACATCGAGGCCGCCAACGTCCTGTACAAGGCCTTCACCTACTTCGTCGGCGCCCGGGCCGGGGCCGTGGTCGTCGGGGCCGCGGCACCGGTGATCCTGCCCAGCCGGGCCGACAGCCCGCAGACCAAGTTCCTCTCCATCGCCGTGGCCCTGGGCTGCGCCGCCCTCTCCTGA